A window of Lycium ferocissimum isolate CSIRO_LF1 unplaced genomic scaffold, AGI_CSIRO_Lferr_CH_V1 ctg8834, whole genome shotgun sequence contains these coding sequences:
- the LOC132045975 gene encoding protein NRT1/ PTR FAMILY 4.4-like, with product MGTATEQTSVDWRGRPCKPNKHGGMAAAIIVLCLQAFEMMAIAAVGNNLITYVFNEMHFPLSKSANIVTNFIGTVFLLSLFGGFLSDSYLGSFWTMLIFGFVELSGFILLAVQAHVLPLRPPKCDMMLSKGQCLEAKGYKAMIFFVALYLVALGSGCLKPNIISHGADQFKKHDSKQSKKLSTYFNFAYFAFCAGELVALTLLVWLQTHYGMDLGFGVSAVAMVIGLISLLSGTLLYRNTPPRGSIFTPIAQVFVAAITKRKQICPSNLDMLHGSQCIVPQHALSGMSSKGGTLIHTDKFRFLDKACIKIQNGISTSESPWRLCTVSQVEQVKILISVVPIFACTIIFNTILAQLQTFSVQQGTTMNTRLAHNFKIPPASLQSIPYIMLIFLVPLYEIAFVPVTRKFTGKDSGITPLQRVGIGLFIATFSMVCAALVENKRRDYALNQNRTLSIFWIAPQFLIFGLSEMFTAVGLIEFFYKQSLEGMQSFLTAMTYCSYSFGFYLSSLLVSLVNRITSSSGGGGWLNDNDLNKDRLDLFYWLLAALSIINFINYLFFSRWYSYNPSLLPVVPLHELQAQEHDPENQNFNFS from the exons ATGGGTACTGCGACAGAGCAAACCTCTGTTGATTGGAGAGGAAGACCTTGCAAACCCAACAAACATGGTGGCATGGCTGCTGCTATCATTGTTTTAT GCCTTCAGGCATTCGAAATGATGGCGATTGCAGCTGTTGGAAATAATCTTATAACCTACGTCTTCAATGAGATGCACTTCCCGCTCTCAAAGTCAGCAAACATAGTCACAAATTTCATTGGAACTGTTTTCCTACTTTCCCTTTTTGGTGGCTTTCTCTCTGATTCTTATCTTGGGAGCTTCTGGACTATGTTGATTTTTGGCTTTGTAGAGCTCTCT GGGTTTATTCTATTGGCAGTGCAAGCACATGTTCTACCGCTAAGGCCACCAAAGTGTGACATGATGTTGAGCAAAGGGCAGTGCTTAGAAGCAAAGGGATACAAGGCTATGATCTTCTTTGTGGCACTCTACTTGGTTGCTTTAGGCAGTGGCTGTTTAAAACCGAATATAATCTCACACGGGGCTGAccaattcaagaaacatgattCCAAGCAATCCAAGAAGCTCTCTACTTACTTCAACTTTGCCTATTTTGCCTTCTGTGCTGGCGAGCTTGTGGCTCTAACACTACTTGTTTGGCTGCAAACTCATTACGGAATGGACCTTGGATTCGGTGTTTCTGCTGTTGCCATGGTCATCGGATTGATTAGTTTGCTTTCTGGAACACTTCTTTATAGGAACACACCACCTCGAGGATCTATATTCACACCAATTGCCCAA GTTTTTGTGGCTGCAATCACAAAAAGAAAGCAGATCTGTCCTTCAAATCTGGACATGCTTCATGGAAGCCAATGCATTGTGCCCCAGCATGCTCTTTCTGGCATGTCATCCAAAGGCGGTACTCTCATCCATACGGATAAGTTCAG GTTCTTAGACAAGGCGTGCATCAAAATACAAAACGGAATTAGTACAAGTGAAAGCCCCTGGAGATTATGCACAGTATCCCAAGTGGAGCAAGTAAAAATACTAATATCAGTTGTTCCCATCTTTGCTTGCACTATAATCTTCAACACAATCCTAGCTCAGCTCCAAACCTTCTCAGTCCAACAAGGAACTACCATGAACACACGCCTTGCCCACAACTTCAAGATCCCTCCAGCTTCCCTTCAGTCCATACCTTATATcatgcttatatttttggtCCCTCTCTATGAAATTGCATTTGTCCCTGTGACCCGAAAATTCACAGGCAAAGATTCAGGGATCACACCTCTACAAAGAGTTGGCATTGGCCTTTTCATTGCAACATTCTCCATGGTTTGCGCTGCTCTAGTCGAGAACAAGAGAAGAGATTATGCTTTGAACCAGAACAGGACACTCTCCATTTTCTGGATAGCTCCACAGTTCCTTATTTTCGGACTTTCGGAGATGTTCACTGCAGTGGGACTCATTGAGTTCTTCTACAAACAATCATTGGAAGGGATGCAGTCTTTCTTGACTGCCATGACCTATTGTTCCTATTCatttggattttatttgagCTCCTTATTAGTTTCGTTGGTTAACAGAATAACTTCTTCATCAGGGGGAGGTGGATGGCTAAATGACAATGACCTCAACAAGGATAGGCTAGATCTTTTCTATTGGCTATTGGCTGCTCTTAGCATCATCAACTTCATtaattatcttttcttctccaGATGGTATTCTTATAATCCATCTCTGTTACCTGTTGTTCCACTACATGAGCTACAAGCACAAGAACATGACCCTGAGaaccaaaatttcaacttttcgtga